The DNA window AGTAGCACCACCGCCGGCTGCAGCGCGATAATTTTTTCCAGATCGGGATACGTATATTTGCCGACCCGGGGTTTGTTCTTGGCCGCGGCGGGATAGTCGCAGTCATTGGTCACAGCCGCCAGCTTGTCCAGACCGTCAAAGTAAGCCACCGTCTCCGTGATATTCGGCGCCAGAGAAATAAAACGGACATTTCGACTCCGCTCAATGTCCACTGCTGGCCACAGCAAACAACTACAAAGTAATAATATTAACCAATACGATCGGCCGCCGCCGCAGTTTTTCATAAAAAAATCTCTCCGCTTCTTTTTTTAATTTTTGTTCTTTGTCGCGCGCGCTGCCTTTCAAGCCGCGCAAAACCTGCGCGAGATAATCCCGCCAGAGCGGCAAAAACTGTTCCTGCTCTTTGCGGTACATTAGGCCAAAGCCCGTGATGACCGGCTCCTGAACTAAATTATCTTTATCCAGCAGACAGGAGACAACCGCAATGCCGCCGCGCGACAACAAATGCCTTTCTGGAAAAATCGGCTCGCGCGGATCAGCGCCAAAATTGCCGTCCAGCAGCACCGGCTCCGCGTAAACATGACCGGCGACTCTGGCAAAATTTTTACCGACTTCCAGCTGATCGCCATTTTGCAAAATAAAACAATTCTGCTGCCGCACGCCAACTTTCTGCGCCAGCAAAGCGTTGCTGTAAAGATGTTTATACTCGCCGTGCACCGGCGCGTAAAATTTCGGCTTCACCGCTTTAATAAATTCTTTGATCTCTTCGGCGCAGGCATGGCCGGAAGCGTGAATTTCATTGACCTGATCGTAGAACAAACGCACGCCGATGCGGTATAAATTATTGATCGTGTCGTTGATGTCTTTTTCATTGCCCGGAATCGGCGAGGCGGAAATAATGATCGTGTCTTCTTTTTTCAGCCGCATTTTGTCATAGCGGCGGCCGGCCATCTGCGTCAGCGCCGACATACGCTCGCCCTGCGAGCCGGTGGTCAAAACGACTATTTTTTGATCCGGCAAAGCGCGCGCCTGCTCAAGGCCGCACACCGCGTTTTCCGGGCAAACAATAAATCCGGCGTCCCTGGCGATACGGAAATTATTTTCCATATTGCGGCCGAGTATCGCCACACGCCGTCCGTATTTTTGGGCAACATTGATGACCTGCTGCATACGCAGAATATTGGAAGAAAAACTGGCGATAATGATCCGGCCGCTGGTTTTTTGAAAAAGTTTGTCAAAAGTTTTGCCCACGTCGTTTTCGGAAATAGTCCAGCCTTCCTGATCGGCGTTGGTGCTGTCGCACAGCAGCAGATCCACATCGTTCAATTTACGCAGACGCGCCAGATCGGTCACTTTGCCGTCGAGCGGCTTGGCGTCCAGCTTGAAATCGCCGGTATGCACAATCCGCGCGTCCGGCGTGTCAATGATCAGGCCGACGCCTTCCGGTATAGAGTGGCAGACATCGAACGGCTCAATTTTCAGCTCGCCAAATTCATAAACCTGCCCCGCCACGATCTCGCGCGTCAGCAGGTCTTTTTTCTGCGTGCCGGAAAATTTACTGTCAGCAAAAGCC is part of the Candidatus Margulisiibacteriota bacterium genome and encodes:
- a CDS encoding ribonuclease J, producing MTKTKITFLGGLDSIGKNMCVVERHNSAVIIDCGMAFPDDEMYGVNMVIPSFEYIRKIKPKIQAVFLTHGHEDHIGALGYLYREFNFPLYGTKLTLAFADSKFSGTQKKDLLTREIVAGQVYEFGELKIEPFDVCHSIPEGVGLIIDTPDARIVHTGDFKLDAKPLDGKVTDLARLRKLNDVDLLLCDSTNADQEGWTISENDVGKTFDKLFQKTSGRIIIASFSSNILRMQQVINVAQKYGRRVAILGRNMENNFRIARDAGFIVCPENAVCGLEQARALPDQKIVVLTTGSQGERMSALTQMAGRRYDKMRLKKEDTIIISASPIPGNEKDINDTINNLYRIGVRLFYDQVNEIHASGHACAEEIKEFIKAVKPKFYAPVHGEYKHLYSNALLAQKVGVRQQNCFILQNGDQLEVGKNFARVAGHVYAEPVLLDGNFGADPREPIFPERHLLSRGGIAVVSCLLDKDNLVQEPVITGFGLMYRKEQEQFLPLWRDYLAQVLRGLKGSARDKEQKLKKEAERFFYEKLRRRPIVLVNIITL